The Avibacterium sp. 20-132 genome segment CGATATCGCCATCAGCAATACCGCGTGCTGCCGCATCATCTTTATGAATTAGCACGGGTTCGCGATCATTCACCGCATATTTTTGGCGTAATGATGTGTGAGCAAGCTGGCTATGCAAGCGGTAGTATGGATGTGGTGTAACCAAAGCAAGGGGTGCTTCTGGTGTTGTATTGCCCGCAAATTCGGCTGGCTCCATCCAACTTGGGTAGCCTTTACAATCATCATAATTCATTTTGGCGATCACATCAGAATAAATTTCAATTTTACCTGATGGTGTGCCGAGTGGATTAAGTAAGGGATCATTGCGGAAATTTTCATAACGAACCCATTTTTTCGCTTTTTCACTTGCTTTAAAGGTAATCGGTTTATTTTCTTCCCAGAATTTTTCAAATTTAGGCATTAATACACGATTTTTGCGTGCCGCATCAAATGCGGTTTGGTAGAAACCTTTTAGCCAATCCATTTCCGATTTATTTTCGGTAAATTGTGCTTCTACACCTGCACGTTTCGCTAATTCCGTAAAAATATCATAATCATTTTTCGCTTCAAATTGCGGAGAGACAACTTGTTTCATTGGATAAATATTCATCATTGAATAGTCGCCTGACATTGTTAAGTCGTTACGCTCATAGCTTGTGGTAACAGGCAATACAATATCCGCCATACGTGCTGTTGGTGTCCAATTGACTTCATTAACAATGAAGGTTTCCGGTTTATAAAACGCCTTAACCAATGTGTTAGTATCTTGGTGGTGTACGAATGGGTTTCCACCTGCCCAATAAACCAATTTAATATCAGGATAGGTAATTTCTGTACCATTGTATTGGATTGTTTTTCCGGGATTTAATAAGGCATCAGCGACACGCGCTACTGGGAAAGACATTTTTGATGTTTCATCTAACCACGTTTTTTCTCCAGCTTGCACAGATGGATTTGCGGTAATCGAACCGATAATACCGCCTGTTGCCGTTGGCGCGCCACCATTTGCATAATGATAACTGAAACCAAAGCCACCACCCGGTAAGCCAATTTGTCCGAGCATAGAGGCAAGGGTAACCATCATCCAATGGCTCTGTTCACCATGACGCTGGCGTTGCATTCCCCATCCGCCCATAAGCATTGTTCTCTTAGTGGAGAAATCAGTGGCTAATTGCTTAATGACTTCAACAGGAACACTCGTTAATTTGCTTGCCCAAGCGGCATCTTTTGGCTGTCCATCGGCTTTGCCTAACAAATATTCCTCAAATTTATCATAGCCTGCCGTATATTTTTGTAAAAAGGCTTTATCGTGTTTATTTTCGCTAACCAATGTATGGGCGATACCTAACATTAATGGCACATCTGTTGCGGTATTAATTGGGATCCATTCCGCACCTAAGAATTCACAACTTTCACTTCGTACAGGATCAATACAAATAATACGTTTCCCACTTTCTTTTAATTTCTTAAAGTATTCAATACCTTGCTGATCGGTGGAGGTCCACGCAATACGCAATGTGGTGAGTGGGTTTGCCGACCATAATACGACAATTTCAGAACTTTCTAAAATGACATCCCAACTTGTTTGCTGTTCATAAACTTCTATCGTGCCTAAAACGTGTGGCATAATCACTTGTGCTGCCCCAGTAGAATAATCCCCTTTTGAGCCAACAAAGCCACCCGTTACATTTAAATAACGGTGTAATAATGTTCTTGCCGCATGCAACGCACCAGAGCTATACCACCCATAAGACCCCGCATAAATGCCAGTTGGGCCATAACTATCTCGCACGCGTTTCATTTCATTTGCGACAAGTTCAAATGCCTTATCCCAAGAAATTCGTACCCATTCATCTCTACCACGTAATGTCGTATCTTTATTTCCTTCTAGGTATCCTTTGCGCACCATAGGATATTTTACGCGTGTTTCACTATAAAGTTGATCCGCAACAACAGTTTGTAATTCATTAACAAGTGGAGAAGGAATGGCTGGCCCAGATTTAACCACTTTACCGTCTTCTAACACAACGCCTAATGGCCCCCAGTGAGCGGCTGTAACAACCGTTGTTTGTTCGGCTGCAAGGGCTGGCTGAGAGGTAACTAAAGAGCCAACGACACCGCCCGTTAAAGATGTTCCTGCAAGGCCAAGCGAAGAATGTTTAATGAAATCGCGACGACTTGCATTAATATTGTCTTGTTTTTTCATTTTTTAACCCTAGTAATGACGATCCACAAATCTATTTACTCAGAAAAATTACTTCAATTTCTACCGCACTTGTAATTAGATAGTGGGTATTAAAATTACGACACCTTTCTAAAACGAGTGGCATAATCATTTCTAACTATACCATTGTGCAAACAGGTTGCAGGCATTGCTTCCATATCTTTCGACTTAGGTTCACAAGCTCGGAGTCAGCCTAATACTAACTAACGAAAGTGGTTAGTATTTATTCCTATTAGGAAACTATTTATGGTGGATTAAAATGACAATAATGGGTATTCGGTTGCCTGATTTTAATCCACTATTACGATACTAATGCGATAAGTTAGCCATATCTTTACCATTACGCTGCAAATAAATTGTTAATGTGCGTACATCGTCATCAGATAACGAGGTGCGATCTTTCATTGAATTGACCACACCAATCCATTGATTTGCTGTGTAATGATCGGCAGAAATAGGCGCATGACAACCACTACAATAGGTTTCATTTAAGTTCTTACCAAACTGATTCAGTGCGGTTAAATCTGCGGTTAAATTTGATTTTGGTACAACAATAGGTAAACGAATTTCTTTCCAATTCGCTGCAGTTACTTCATCATAAACAGAACGAATCACTTGAACCTTCTCTTGGGCAACATTTTCTAATAATGCCACCATAATACGTTTGCCCAAATCCATATATACGACACTTTCAGCCCCTTCTTGTTGCCAACCGCTTAATGTGGCTTTAACTTGTTCATCAACCGTATTCCAATCAGTTAATTCAGCATAAGGCATTAAACGAATCGTTCCCCCCTCTTGTAACGTTGCATTTGCCATAGCTAAGCTATATAGGGTTTTATCTTCAGTCGAAAATTGCCCACTGTGTTTTGCTAATTCACTGTTTGCTTCATTGTTATCCACTTCCATTTCAGGCATAAAATGGACGATTCCTTTATGGCAATCAATACAGGTTTGGTTGGTTTCCTGTGCAATTTTATGCATTTTCTGAGCTGCATCAGATTGTTCGGATAACACCATCGCCTCTTGATTATGGCAGCTTTTGCACGTAACTGAATCGCTTGCTTTCATCTCTGCCCAAACCGCTTTTGCCATCGCTAAACGATGGGTTTCATAAGCGTCTTGATCAGGTAATTTATCCACCACAAACGTATTCCACACATCTTTTAATGCCATCACTTTCGTTTTTACATAATGGAATGCGGAATCCTGTGGAATATGACAATTGGCACATTCCGCTCTTACGCCTTTGCGGTTTGAAAAATGCACACTTCCTTCCCATTCTTGTTTGGGAATTTCCATTGAATGGCAACTCACACAAAATTCTGTGCTACTGGTTGCTTTCATTGCGTATTGCGATCCAGCAAACACGCCAACACCAAGCAATATGCCAAATAAACCGCCTAATACAAATTTCTTATTTAATTTTGCCATAGCCCCCCCACATAAAATTGATACATCAAAATAGGTAGAATAATGAAAGAAATTATAAGGTGGGCATTGAAGTACTCAATACGTAAAGTTACGTATTTACCTCTTAAGGATTAGTAAAATGAGTAAAATTTGATATAACGCAAAAAAGAACCGTTAAATACGGAACCAATGAGGCAATCTAAATACCGATTCAGCAAAAACATCGGGCGCAATTACGGTACTTTTTCCTTGCTGAATTTGGAATAATAAATGAGGCTGGCTAATTGAAAGATCTTTTGTATTATCAGGATAAGTAAGCCCAGCTTGAACTTCACCACCAAAATAATAAGTACCGTTTACCCCAGTATACGCTAAGGATCGAATGCCATTAATAACTTCTCTAAAGGCTCTTGGCGAGGTGCTATGTCGCCAAACATTCGCGAGAATTTGAATTTGATCATAAGCCACGCTAGCTTGTGAATAACTCGGTTGGTGGTGAAATAATTGCTGATAGTGTTGGCGGAATTTTTGTCCTGCATAATTCATACTTAATCCCGTTGTACTTGCCCATAACACGTCTTCACATTGCTTTTCTTGTGGTAAAAATACAGAGGGGGCATAAATACTATAAATAATGGCATTAATTGGATTCTGTATAAAACATTGATAAAAAGCGAGAATATCTTCAGCAAAATAAGAGGCGAACACAATTAAAGTGGGATCAATATGATGAACCTGTTTCATTAATACATTGAAAACATCAGATGATTTTTCTAATGCAAGCACTTCCACATACCAATGTGCGTTACGCAGTTGAATAATCAGATTTTCAATACCAATATCAATTTTTTGCCACGTTACTGTAACCACTAAAATCCTTTTATTTTTCACAACTTGCGGATAATGATATTGATAAGCCTGAATAAAACGCGCGACACCTGCGCCATAATTAATATCACTTGCACAGGCTTGAAAAATATTTTTAATTTGCTTATGTTGCGACTTTCCTAAATCACTATGAGTGGCAAGATGAATATACGGAATTCCCTTGCTTGCAATCCATTCGTGTAAATCAGGGGAATAGCAAGCATAGCTTGCCGAAATCGCATCCACTTCTTTATCAAACAATGTTTGGTAAGCTTGTTGGATACTTTGGGGATCATCAACACGAAATCCGACAGTTTCTAACCGCACTTGTCGTCCATGAATTCCCCCTTGTTGGTTGATCATTTCGACCGCTAACTGTGAACCGTTGCATAATTCCTGCGTATCCCATTGCCCAATACCTTGCTCCACATAAGGCACGCCAATGGTGATAGGACGAGAAATGGCGGAATGAATAAAGTGCGGTACTTTTTTCGACAGTTTTTTACCCTTAGCTAGCCCTTCAATTTCATAGGTTGCTAAAAGAGATTGGGGCAAATCCCCCGGGGTTGGCAAACAGCACAGATTTTCTGTGATAGCAAACACCGCTAAACTCGTCCGATTGTCAATCTGCGTTTTTTGAAAAAGATGTTCAACGTGTTTGGCAACAGTACGCTCACTAATAAAAAGCTGTTGAGAAATTTCCGCATTGCTTAGCCCACTACTGAGCAAGGTTAAAATTTCAAGTTCTCGTTTACTCAGCTCAAAAGGCAATGGTATTTGTTGCGCAGTAAGTAAGGTAAACCTTTGCTTATAACGTTGTAAACTGACATTAAACCATTGCTGATCAGCTTGATAATAGAAATGCACGTTATCGCGTTTGGAAGCCAGCAACGCCTGTGCATAATCAATAAGTTGGGGGTAATTTTCAAGATATGCCTTTCCTTGGTGATTTTCCCATTCAATTAATTCTTTCTGCTCATTGACTAAACAAGACCATACTACTGTCATTTGCTTCCCTGTTATTGACGAATAAACGTGTCTATCATAAAGAAATTTCGCGCCATATTTAATGATATAAATCAACAGATTGCCGAACAAAGTAAAGTACGGTAAAAAATATTATCATTTTTTAAATGAGCTAAACCTTAGTATAATGCCAGCTTAATTTTTTAAATATACAACTAGGAATAAATGAAATGAAAGTAATGTCTTTTAATATCAATGGGCTACGAGCAAGACCACACCAATTAGAAGCCATCATAGCACAGTATCAACCTGATATTTTAGGCCTACAGGAAATTAAAGTGGCGGATGAAGATTTCCCTTATGCCTTAGTCGAACACCTTGGTTATCACGTTTACCATCACGGACAAAAAGGACATTATGGTGTGGCTTTTTTATTAAAACAAGCACCGAAAGCCATTCACAAAGGCTTCCCTACTGATGAAGCAGATGCCCAAAAACGCATTATTATGGCGGAGATGGAAACAAAATTTGGCTTGCTCACCGTGATCAATGGCTATTTTCCACAAGGGGAAAGCCGTAATCACGAAACAAAATTCCCCGCAAAAGAAAAATTCTATGCGGATTTACAACGTTATTTAGAACAAGATCATAATAAAGAAAATCCAATTATTATTATGGGAGATATGAATATCAGCCCAAGTGATTTAGATATTGGTATTGGTGAAGAAAACCGTAAACGCTGGTTACGCACAGGAAAATGTTCGTTCTTACCAGAAGAAAGAGAATGGTATAACCGTTTATATGCCTATGGCTTAACAGACACTTTCCGCCACCTAAATCCAACGACAAATGATAAATTCTCGTGGTTTGATTATCGTTCCAAAGGCTTTGATGATAACCGTGGCTTACGTATCGATCACATTTTAGCAAGTAATAATTTGATCGACAGCTGTACCGATACAGGCATCGCTTTAGATATTCGTGCAATGGAAAAACCGTCTGATCACGCACCGATTTGGGCAGTGTTTGAGTAAAATAAAAAGTGCGGTAAAAGTTTTAAAAATTTTTACCGCGCTTGCTATACAGAACTCTTAACAATTTAGTTTCCTATCCCAAATTAGCTTACAATTCAAAATTCCCGTAAAATACACCGCACTATTTTTTATAAAAAGGTGAATAAAATGTCTGTGGTACTCAACCAACTTATTGACTTGCTCAAATTGGAGCGATTTGATGATTTTCTCTTTCGAGGACAAAGCCAAGATTTAGGTTTACGTCAAGTATTTGGTGGGCAGGTGGTAGCACAAGCACTTTCTGCGGCAATTCAAGTTGCACCAAAAGATCGTCTATTACATTCTTGCCACGCTTATTTCCTCGCGCCCGGGGATAGCCTCTACCCAATCATTTACGATGTGGAAGTGCTGCGCGAAGGACATCATTTCACGGCAATGCAAGTGAAGGCCGTTCAGCATAATCAAGCGATTTGCCATATTACTGCCTCATTCCAAATGGAGGAAAATGGCTTTGATCATCAAACGACAATGCCAAATGTGGGTGAGCCAGCTAGCTTTCTTGCTGAAAATGTGGCGTTGCAAAAACTGGCACAATATATTCCTGAGCCAATTCGTGAGAAATTTACTGCCGACCGACCTTTTGATATTCGTAGCAAATACATCAATAATCCTTTTCAAGGCAAGGTGTTGCCACCCGAACAATATGTTTGGGTGAAAGTAAACGGTGAAGTCCCACAAGATCGCGCTATTCAGCAATGCTTATTGGCGTATTTCTCTGATTTTCATCCATTGCTCACTGCCCTTCACCCACATCAAAAAGGCTTTTTAGAAGCAGGAATGAAATTGGCAACCATTGATCATTCTATTTGGTTTCATCGTGCCGGTGATCTTAATGATTGGCTACTTTATGCCATTGAAAGCCCTAACGCCTTCGGCGCAAGAGGCTTATCTCGTGGGCAAATTTTCGATCGCCAAGGGCGTTTAATTGCCACCACTCAACAAGAAGGTCTAATTCGATTTAGCGAAAAATAAGGAAAAAAATGACCGCACTTTTAATCACACAACTTTGGGAACAGGTTACACAAGCCTTGCAAGAAAAAGATCCTGCGAAAAAATGTGAACAAGTAAACGCCTTATATAACGAACTGCTACCTCGCATTGAACAAGCGGAATTGGCAGATTTCCCCGTGGTAAAAAAAGATCAAGAAATGGCTACGTTTCCGGATAAACCCAAATTGGTTGCCCCACACGCTGTGCCAAAACGTTCTTTTGCCACACAAGAAGGTTATGCAGCGACATTACACGCTATTGCACATATTGAATTTAATGCGATTAACTTAGGCTTAGATGCAGCGTGGCGGTTTGCCCGTGAAGCGGAAAAAGAATTAGGCGAAGGGTTGGCTTTTACGCGTGATTGGTTACGCGTTGCTTATGAAGAAAGCACGCATTTTACTTTAGTAAACAATCACTTAAAAACCTTAGGTTATGAATATGGCGATTTTGAAGCACACGCTGGATTATGGGAAATGGCACAGGCTACCGCACACGATATTTGGGAACGAATGGCATTAGTACCGCGTGTTTTGGAAGCAAGAGGCTTAGACGCCACACCAGTGATGCAAGAAAAAATCGCACAACGCAAAGATTTTGATGCGGTGAAAATTCTCGATGTTATTTTGCGTGATGAAATTGGTCACGTTGCTATTGGTAACCATTGGTATCACGCCCTTTCTGCC includes the following:
- the torA gene encoding trimethylamine-N-oxide reductase TorA, with the protein product MKKQDNINASRRDFIKHSSLGLAGTSLTGGVVGSLVTSQPALAAEQTTVVTAAHWGPLGVVLEDGKVVKSGPAIPSPLVNELQTVVADQLYSETRVKYPMVRKGYLEGNKDTTLRGRDEWVRISWDKAFELVANEMKRVRDSYGPTGIYAGSYGWYSSGALHAARTLLHRYLNVTGGFVGSKGDYSTGAAQVIMPHVLGTIEVYEQQTSWDVILESSEIVVLWSANPLTTLRIAWTSTDQQGIEYFKKLKESGKRIICIDPVRSESCEFLGAEWIPINTATDVPLMLGIAHTLVSENKHDKAFLQKYTAGYDKFEEYLLGKADGQPKDAAWASKLTSVPVEVIKQLATDFSTKRTMLMGGWGMQRQRHGEQSHWMMVTLASMLGQIGLPGGGFGFSYHYANGGAPTATGGIIGSITANPSVQAGEKTWLDETSKMSFPVARVADALLNPGKTIQYNGTEITYPDIKLVYWAGGNPFVHHQDTNTLVKAFYKPETFIVNEVNWTPTARMADIVLPVTTSYERNDLTMSGDYSMMNIYPMKQVVSPQFEAKNDYDIFTELAKRAGVEAQFTENKSEMDWLKGFYQTAFDAARKNRVLMPKFEKFWEENKPITFKASEKAKKWVRYENFRNDPLLNPLGTPSGKIEIYSDVIAKMNYDDCKGYPSWMEPAEFAGNTTPEAPLALVTPHPYYRLHSQLAHTSLRQKYAVNDREPVLIHKDDAAARGIADGDIVRIYNQRGQVLAGAVVTDGIIKGTVALHEGAWYDPADLGQSDKSLCKNGCPNVLTRDEGTSKLAQGNSPNTCIVQVEKFTGEAPAVTVFKQPKQSA
- a CDS encoding NapC/NirT family cytochrome c, whose product is MAKLNKKFVLGGLFGILLGVGVFAGSQYAMKATSSTEFCVSCHSMEIPKQEWEGSVHFSNRKGVRAECANCHIPQDSAFHYVKTKVMALKDVWNTFVVDKLPDQDAYETHRLAMAKAVWAEMKASDSVTCKSCHNQEAMVLSEQSDAAQKMHKIAQETNQTCIDCHKGIVHFMPEMEVDNNEANSELAKHSGQFSTEDKTLYSLAMANATLQEGGTIRLMPYAELTDWNTVDEQVKATLSGWQQEGAESVVYMDLGKRIMVALLENVAQEKVQVIRSVYDEVTAANWKEIRLPIVVPKSNLTADLTALNQFGKNLNETYCSGCHAPISADHYTANQWIGVVNSMKDRTSLSDDDVRTLTIYLQRNGKDMANLSH
- a CDS encoding LuxR C-terminal-related transcriptional regulator, which produces MTVVWSCLVNEQKELIEWENHQGKAYLENYPQLIDYAQALLASKRDNVHFYYQADQQWFNVSLQRYKQRFTLLTAQQIPLPFELSKRELEILTLLSSGLSNAEISQQLFISERTVAKHVEHLFQKTQIDNRTSLAVFAITENLCCLPTPGDLPQSLLATYEIEGLAKGKKLSKKVPHFIHSAISRPITIGVPYVEQGIGQWDTQELCNGSQLAVEMINQQGGIHGRQVRLETVGFRVDDPQSIQQAYQTLFDKEVDAISASYACYSPDLHEWIASKGIPYIHLATHSDLGKSQHKQIKNIFQACASDINYGAGVARFIQAYQYHYPQVVKNKRILVVTVTWQKIDIGIENLIIQLRNAHWYVEVLALEKSSDVFNVLMKQVHHIDPTLIVFASYFAEDILAFYQCFIQNPINAIIYSIYAPSVFLPQEKQCEDVLWASTTGLSMNYAGQKFRQHYQQLFHHQPSYSQASVAYDQIQILANVWRHSTSPRAFREVINGIRSLAYTGVNGTYYFGGEVQAGLTYPDNTKDLSISQPHLLFQIQQGKSTVIAPDVFAESVFRLPHWFRI
- the xthA gene encoding exodeoxyribonuclease III, with translation MKVMSFNINGLRARPHQLEAIIAQYQPDILGLQEIKVADEDFPYALVEHLGYHVYHHGQKGHYGVAFLLKQAPKAIHKGFPTDEADAQKRIIMAEMETKFGLLTVINGYFPQGESRNHETKFPAKEKFYADLQRYLEQDHNKENPIIIMGDMNISPSDLDIGIGEENRKRWLRTGKCSFLPEEREWYNRLYAYGLTDTFRHLNPTTNDKFSWFDYRSKGFDDNRGLRIDHILASNNLIDSCTDTGIALDIRAMEKPSDHAPIWAVFE
- the tesB gene encoding acyl-CoA thioesterase II, with protein sequence MSVVLNQLIDLLKLERFDDFLFRGQSQDLGLRQVFGGQVVAQALSAAIQVAPKDRLLHSCHAYFLAPGDSLYPIIYDVEVLREGHHFTAMQVKAVQHNQAICHITASFQMEENGFDHQTTMPNVGEPASFLAENVALQKLAQYIPEPIREKFTADRPFDIRSKYINNPFQGKVLPPEQYVWVKVNGEVPQDRAIQQCLLAYFSDFHPLLTALHPHQKGFLEAGMKLATIDHSIWFHRAGDLNDWLLYAIESPNAFGARGLSRGQIFDRQGRLIATTQQEGLIRFSEK
- a CDS encoding ferritin-like domain-containing protein, encoding MTALLITQLWEQVTQALQEKDPAKKCEQVNALYNELLPRIEQAELADFPVVKKDQEMATFPDKPKLVAPHAVPKRSFATQEGYAATLHAIAHIEFNAINLGLDAAWRFAREAEKELGEGLAFTRDWLRVAYEESTHFTLVNNHLKTLGYEYGDFEAHAGLWEMAQATAHDIWERMALVPRVLEARGLDATPVMQEKIAQRKDFDAVKILDVILRDEIGHVAIGNHWYHALSAKRGLDAMQCFSDLLRKYRIVIFKGAINTDARIQAGFTQFELDWIYEIEQTLKSHIKAMKG